ATTTCGGGCCGGCGCGACCCGGAACGGTGGAGATGGCACGGCGGTCGCCCCCCGCGTGAACGGGAAGGTCTGGAGGGGCCACCTGGGGCCCCCTCCAGGCTAAAAATCAGGCTTGGAGGAGGCACGGTCGTCGCACCTCGCGCGAAACGGGGAGGTCTGGAGGGGGCCACCTGGGGCCCCCTCCAGCCTAAAAATCAGGTTTGGAGGGGGTCGGTCGTCGGGCCTCGCGCGAATGGGGAGGTCTGGAGGGGCGCGCCGCGTGCCCCCTCCAACCTAAAACGGCGCTTCGGCCTCCAGGCGCTCGGTCAGGTCACGCGCATGGCGCCGGAACTCGTCGCGTTCCGCGGCGGGAATCGGCTCACCGGGAATGAACTTCTCGGACAGCGGGTTCACGAATCGACCACGCTTGATGACGCGGTAGTCCAGGTGCGGCCCCGTGGACAGGCCGGTCGAGCCGACGTAGCCGATGACCTGCCGCTGGCTCACCCGGGTCCCGCGCCTGATACGGGCCGCCACTCGCGAGAGATGGTTGTAGAGCGTCTCGTAGCCGGAGCGGTGGCGCAGGTGGACCTGGATGCCGTTGCCGCCGTTCCAGCCCGCCCGGAGCACGACCCCATCGGCCACGGCGCGCACCGGCGTGCCCACGGGCGCCCCGTAGTCGATGGCCAGGTGAGGCCGCACCCCGCCCAGGACCGGGTGCGGGCGCGCCCACGTGAAGCCGGAAGTGATGCGCGTGAACTGAAGCGGCGACTTGAGGAAGCTCTTGCGCAGCGAGCGGCCATCGAGGTCGTAGAAGGCGTAGCGATCCTTGGCGGGCGTCCAGCCGATCCCCGTCAGCACCCGCTTGTCGCTGGCGTACTGGGCGGCGAGCACGTGCCCGTAGTTGACGAAGGTGTCGCCCGCGTAGCGCTTCTCGACGATCAGGCGGAAGCGGTCGCCGGGCCGGGGGTCGGCGGTGAAATCGAAGTCCCACTCGAAGATGCTGACGACGTCGTGCACGAGCGAGGCCGACTCACCGGCCTGCTCGATGGCCTCGAACAGCGAGCGCTCGACGCGCCCCTGGACCGTGACGACCCTGACGTCGGGCGTCGTCTCCAGGCGCTTGACGATCCAGGTGTCCTCATCGGCCACGGCCGCATAGCCCAGCCAGGGGCTCGGCTGCACCGTTACGGCGGACGGGGTGTCGGCCGGGCTCCAGGCGATCTCGATTCCGTCCCGGGGCCGCAGGCGCCTGACCTCGAGCCCGTTGCGGGCGAGCGCGGCGGTCACCTCGCGGGCGACGCTGGCCTCCATGCCGGCTCGGACCAGCGCCTTCACCAGGGTGTCGCCCCGCCGGAGCTTGACGGTCTGCATTCGCAGCGGCGGTGCCGGGGCCGGGGGCTCCTCCACGAGGGCGACCGTCGCCTCGGGCTTGCTCGGCGCCGGCCCCTGCCACCACCAGACGAGACTCCCGGTCCCCAGCAAGGCGACGGTCCCGACCACAGCCAGGGCCAGGCGGGTACCCCATATCCGCATGGCCTCTATATTAGCCGGGTTGACAGGGCCGCAAACTCAGGAATTGTGAGAGTTTCAGCGCGGCGTCCGGGGTCGATCCCCGTGGCGTCCGCCGCCGCCCGGACGGCCCCGGGGGCCATGCCCAGGCTGCCCGCCAGGGCGTTGGCCAGAGTCTTGCGGCGATGGGCAAAAGCTGCGCGAACCACGCTGCTGAAGCGGGGCTCATCCGAGACCGCCACCCTGGGCGTGGGAAGGACCCGCAGGTGGACGACGGCTGACTCCACCCGGGGTGGCGGCCGGAAGGCCCCGGGTGGCACGTGCAGGGCCACGCGGACCTCGCAGTACAGCTGGGTCAGGACGCTCAGGCTTCCGTAGGTCCGGCCGCCCGGCGGCGCGGCCACCCGATCGGCGACCTCGCGCTGCAGCATGAGCGCCATCTCGTCGATGGCGGTACGGGCTTGCACGAGGGATTGCAGGATCGGCTTGGCGACGCTGTAGGGAAGGTTGCCGACGACGACCACCCGTCCCCCCGAGGGCCTCGGCAGCGACCGGTAGCTCCACCGGCGGGCATCCGCTTCCAGCACCTCGACCCCGGGAAAGCGGGTCCGCAGCCGGGCCACCAGGGCCGGATCGATCTCCAGCGCGATCACCCGGCCCGCGCGCCGCTCGAGCTCGGCGGTCAGGGCCCCTTCGCCCGGCCCGATCTCGACCACGAGATCCCGCGGGCCGGGCGCGACCAGGTCCACGATGGCGCGCGCGGTCCGAGGATCCCGCAGGAAGTGCTGGCCCAGCGCGCGTCGCTTCGTGTCCTTCATGGTGGGGTTAGCGTCGCGCCCGGGCCTGCTGCTCCGCCATGAGCGCGGCGTGCACGCGCCACACCTGAGCCTCGGTGGCGGCGCGGTCGCCGGAGTTGTCGATGACGTGATCGGCCAGCTTGGCCTTCTCGGCCAGCGGCATCTGGCTGGCGATCCGCCGCCGGGCCTCCTCCTCGTCGAGCCCATCGCGGGCCCGGAGCCGGGCCAGCTGAGTGGCCTCGTCGGCGATCACCACGACGAGCCGATCCATCTGCCGGTAGGCGCCGCTCTCGACGATGACGGCGGCATCGAAGATCACGACGCCGCCGAAGCCGGCCCCGGCCAGCGCGGCGAGCCGGCTGGCCAGCCGCTCCCGGATGCGCGGATGGGTGATCGCTTCCAGCCGTCGCCGGCGGCCGGCGTCGGCGAAGACCACCGCGGCCAGGGCTTTGCGATCGAGCCGGCCGTCGGGGGCCAGCACGCCGGTCCCGAACTCGCGCACGATGTCGGCCAGGGCCGGCTCGCCCGGCTCGACCACCTCGCGCGCCAGGACGTCGGCGTCGATCACCGGGCAACCGAGGTTCCGGAACATCGCGGCCACCGTGCTCTTGCCCGTGGCGATGCCGCCGGTGAGCCCGACCAGGAGGAAGGGACGGCTCACACCTCCGACCAGTCCATGCCGGACTTGATGTCCACGACGACCGGCACCCGCAGGGGCACCGCGGCGCCCATGATCTCGCGAGCCAGGTCCTCCACCGCCGACGCCTCGTCGGGCGGGGCTTCGAACAGCAACTCGTCGTGAACCTGCAAGAGCATCCGGGTGCGCAGCCCGCGGGCGGTCAAGGCGGCCTGCATCCGGACCATGGCGATCTTGATCATGTCGCTGGCCGTCCCCTGCACCGGCGCGTTCATGGCCATGCGCTCGGCCGCGTTGCGGGCCACCGGGTTGTGGCTCTTGAGATCCGGCAGATAGCGGCGCCGACCGAGCAGCGTGCCGACCCACCCGCGCTGGCGGCCCTCCTCCAGGGTGCGATCGATGAAGGCCCGCACCCGGGGATGCGCCGCGAAGTACTCGTCGATGTAGCGCTGGGCCTCCCGCTGGTCGATCTTGGTGGCCTGGCTCAGCCCGAAGGCCGACACGCCGTACAGGATGGCGTAGTTGGCGCTCTTGGCGATGGTGCGCTGCAGCGGCGTGACCTCGGCGGCCGCCACCTTGAAGACTTCCGAGGCCGTCCGGGTGTGGATGTCCTCGCCGCGCTGAAAGGCCTCGATGATGGCCGGCTCCTCGCTGAGATGGGCGAGGATGCGCAGCTCGATCTGCGAGTAGTCGGCCGCCACGAACTTCCAGCCCTGGGCCGGGATGAAGGCCGCCCGGATGCGCCGGCCGAGCTCGGTGCGGATCGGGATGTTCATCAAATTCGGATCCTGAGAGCTGAGCCGGCCGGTGGAGGCCACCAGCTGGTTGAACGTCGTGTGGATCCGGCCGGTCGCCTCGTTGACCAGGCCCGGCAGGGCGTCGGCATAGGTGCCCTTGAGCTTGGCCAGCACCCGATGCTCGAGCACCTTGGCCGGCAGGGGGTGCCCGACGGCCAGCTCGGTCAGCACGTCGGCGTCGGTGGAGTATCCGGTCTTGGTTCGGCGCGCCCTGGGCAGCTTGAGCTTCTCGAACAGGATGCGGGCCAGCTGCTTGGGCGAGCCGATGGTGAACTCCTCGCCCGCCAGCTGATAGATCTCCCGGGTCAGCGCGTCGAGCTGCCGCTCCAGCTCCTTGCCGAAGGCCTCCAGCCGACCGGGATCGACCCGGATGCCGTGTCGCTCCATGACGGCCAGCACGGGCACCAGGGGCCGCTCGATGTCCTCGTAGAGCGCCCGCAGCTGCTCGCGCTCGAGCTCGGCGGCGGCGTGCTCCCAGTACCGGGCGACCCAGCGGGCGCGCGCGGCGAGGACGTTACCGCGGGCGTCCTCGGCCGTGGCGGGCCCCAGCGACGGCGGGCAGTCGCCGAAAGCCTCCATGCAGAGGTCCTCGATGCGATAGGTGGAGCGGGCCGAGTTGAGGAGGTACGCGGCCACCGCGCTGTCGTGGATGGTCGGAGGCCGGCCGGCGTGCTCCAGCCACCATTCGAGCAACGCTTTGCCGTCATGCATGATGAGCTCCCGACCGGCGAGCGCGCCGGCAGCCTCGACGGCTCGCTCCGCGACCACGGAGACGGCTCCCGCGGCGGGGTGGAAGAGGCCGAGGCCGTCGAGGCGTGGAACGGGCGGCCGCGCGTCGCCCGCCCAGTCGACGGCGACCGGGGTGGCGGCGGGCGCGCGCGCCAGCCAGGCGGCGATTGCGGCCGCATCCTCCAGCCGCGGGGTCGGCTCGGCCACGACCGAGGCCGCGCCGGTCTGGGCCGGTAGCTCCTTGAGCAGCCGACTGAACTCCATCTCCATCCAGAGGGCGCGCAGACGAATCCAGTCCGGCTCGACTCGGCGGAACGATTCCAGGTCGATGTCGAGCGGGACCTCGTGATTGAGCAGGGCGAGCTCCCGGGAGAGCAGCGCCTCCTTGCGCCCGGCGGCCAGGGTCTCGCGCAGCTTGCCGCCGACCAGGGGCAGATTGTCGTAGAGCCGGGCCACGCTGCCGAACTGAGCGATGAGCTTGACCGCCGTCTTCTCGCCCACCCCGCGCACGCCGGGAATGTTGTCGATGGCGTCGCCCATGAGGGCCAGGACGTCGGCGATCTGGGCCGGCTCCACCCCCCATCGCTCGCGCACCTTCGCCTCGTCGTACACGACGGACTCGCCCGTACGGCCCACGACGCTGAGCACCCGGACGCGGGGCCCGACGAGCTGCAGCAGATCCTTGTCGCCGGTGACCACCACGACGTCGAGGTCGTGCGCCAGGGCGCGCGTGACCAGCGTGGCCAGAACGTCGTCGGCCTCGTAGCCGGGCGCTTCGACCACCGGGAGACGCAGCGCCTCGAACAGGCGCCGCACGTAGGGGAGCTGGCGCACCAGGTCGTCGGGCATGCTCGTGCGGGTGGCCTTGTACTGGGCGAAGAGGGAGTCGCGGAACGTGGGGCCAGGGGCGTCCCAGGCGATCCCCAGGTATTCCGGCTGCTCCTCGCGAATCAGCTTCCACAGCATCGTGCTGAGAATGAGCACGGCGTGGCTGGGCATCCCCTTGGACGTCGAGAGGTAACCCACGGCGTGATAGGCCCGGAACAGGTGCGAATGTCCATCGACGATGTAGAAGCGGCTCATGTCACGGTGAGTATAGCGCCCGCCTTGCGGGCCCGCGGTCACGCTGTGGCCGGGGACCCGGCGTGCGGATTCGGCTTCATGACGTCCCGGTAGGCCGCGCGAACCGCCGTCGTGCGAGCCTGGTAGTCGGCCAGGAAGGCTTGCCGCGAGGCATAGCCCAGCGCGCTGGCGACCCGGGCCGGCATGGGACCCGCGAGATCCAGCGTGTCGGGCGGGCGCCCCGAGAGCAGCCGCAGGGCCGCGGAGACGCGCCGCAGGAAGTGGTAGTGCTCGGCCAGGCTCGTCGCCGTCGCCGGGGACAGCGCGCCCACCCGCCCCAGCGCGGCCAGGGCCGCCCGTGTGGAAGACAGGCGCACGTCGGGATGCCGATGGCCGTGCAGGAGCTGAAGCGCCTGGACGAGGAACTCGACGTCCACCAGGCCGCCCCGTCCGAGCTTGACGTGCCGGCGGCCGGGCGTCTCCCTGGCCAGCTCGAGCTCCATCCGCGTCCGCACGTCGGCGATCTCCTTGAGCCCGGACGCGGGGAGCGGTGTTCCGAAGACGTACCCTCGCAGCATGGCCCGCACGTGCCGCGCCAGCCCCCGATCGCCCAGGACGAGCCGGGCTCGGGTCAGGCTCTGCCGCTCCCAGAGGTCGGCGTAGTCCGTGTAATAGCGCCGGGCCGCGCTCAGACTGGCGGCGAAGCCGCTGCCCTTGCTGCCCGGCCGGAGGCGGAGATCGACGGGAAACGCGACCCCGGCCGCCGTGATGTCGCCGAGCGCGCCGGCCACGCCCTCCACCGCCGCGCTCCAGAACGTGTGGGCGTCCACCCGATCCGCCCCATCCGTCTCCCCGTCTTCCGCGTAGATCACGAAGAGATCGAGGTCGGAGCCCGTGGTCAGCTCTCGACCTCCGAGCTTGCCCAGGCCGACGACGGCGGCGGGCACGAAGCGGCCGTCGGCCGTGCGTGGCACGCCGTGGCGCTCCACGAGACCGCCCACGGCGAGAAGCCAGCCGGCGGCCAGCGTTGCCTCGGCGAGGGCGGTCATCTCCCGGGAGTACGCCTCGATACGAGTCACCCCGAGGAGATAGCGCCAGACCACCGCCAGCTCCTCCGCCTGCTTGATCCGGCGCAGGCGATCCCGGCGCTCGGCCGGCGACAGCGCAGGGGCGAACACGGAGGCGAAGGCCTCGCGGAACTCGCCGGCGGACTTGGCGCGCTCCATCGCCCGCGGGTTGGTCAGGGTCGTCAGCAGCTCGGGTTGGGTGATCAGCAGCTGCGTGAGGAGGTCACCCCCCGCACACAGCCGTACCAGGCCGCCCAGCACCTCGCCCTCCGCGGCGATCAGCTCGATCAGCCCGGCTCGGGGACCGATCGCCGCCAGGAACCGCTCGAACTGGTTGAGGGCCTCGTCGGGATCGGGGCACTTCCACAGCGCGTCCAGCAGCGCTGGGAGCAGCCGCTCGAGCGCCCGCCGGAAGGCGCCGGCATAGGGCACGAGGGGGCGGCCCTCGACGATCAGGCGCAGGTTGTGGCGCGCCCGCTCGGGATCGGTGAAGCCGGTCGCCCCCAGCGCGAGCAGGCTCGGCAGCTTCACCCGCCGGGCTGCGGGCTGGTGGGGCTCGCTGAAGAAGTCGCGGAAGGCCCGGTGCACCGCGGCGGTGACCTCGCGATGGCGCCGGCTGAACGCGCTGGCCGCCCGCCGCGGAGGGCCCCCGAAGCCCAGCCGGCGGGCCAGGCGCCCCAGGGCCAGGCGGTCCGTGGGCAGGGTGTGGGTCTGCACCTCGTGGACGATCTGCAGGCGGTGCTCGACCGTACGCAGGTGAACGTAGGCCTCGGACAGCGCTCGGGCCAGGGCCGGGGGCAGATAGCCGCGCTCGGCGAGGCGGAAGAGGGCCTTGAGCGTGTGGCGCTCGCGCAGCCAGGAATCGTCGCCGCCGTACAGGAGCTGCAGAGCCTGGACGAGGAACTCGATCTCCCGGATGCCGCCACGGCCGAGCTTCACGTTGTCCCGCCCGCCGTCGCCCGCCCGCTGCGCGAGGGCGCGGTCGATCTGCCGCTTCATGTCCCGGATGGCCTGGACGATCCGCGCGTCTTGCCCGGGCCGATAGACGACCTCCCGAGCCAGCTCCATGAAGCGCGCCCCCACGTGCTCGTCGCCGGCACAGGCGCGGGCCTTGAGCAGCGCCTGCCGCTCCCACAGCTCGGCCCGTTCGGCGTAGTAGGTGCGGTACCCGTCCAGGGACAGCACGACGGGCCCCATGCGGCCCTCGGGACGCAGGCGCAGATCGATCCGGAAGGCGGCGCCCTCCTCGGTGACGGTTTCCAGGAAGGCCACCAGGTCGCGGGCGAGCCGGATGAAGTACTCCCCGTTGGCAAGCCGGCCCGCCGGCCCGCCCTCGGTCTCGCCATCGTCCCCGTAGACCAGGATCAGGTCGATGTCCGAGGAGTAGTTGAGCTCCTGGCCGCCCAGCTTGCCCATCGCGATGACGGCCAGCGCGGTGGGCGCCCCGTCGGCGGCACGGGGCGCGCCCCACTGCGCGCGCAGCGCGGCGTCGGCGTGCCGCCAGGCCTCGCCCAGACAGACGTCGGCCAGGCGCGAGAGCTCCTCTGTCGTCACCGTCAGATCGGCGTCGCCCAGCAGATCGCGACTGGTGATGCGCAGGAGCTGGCGATACTTGAACCGGCGCACCGCGTTCATCCGCGCCTCGGTCGTCGTGAACGGCGCCAGGGCGAGGGCCAGGTCGGCCTCCAGCTCGTCGGCCAGCCACTGGCGCATGGTGTGCGGCTCCAGCAGCCAGGCCAGCATCGTGGGCCGGCGCCTGAGCGCGTCGGCCAGGAACTGACTGGCCCCGAAGAGCCGGCCGAGCAGCGTCGCCGCCCCGGGATGGGCAGTCAGCGTCTGGAAGAGCACGGCGCGGTCGACCCCCGCGGCGAAGCGCTCGAGGTTGTTCAGGGCCATGTCGGGATCGGCGGCCGCGCCGAGCTCGGCGAGCAGGCGGGGCAGGGCGGGCAACAGCAGCTCGCAGTCTCGCGGCGTGGGGGTCAGCGCGGCCAGGTTGGCCGCCGCGGCGCGGGGATCGGCGAAGCCGAGCCGGCGCAGCGCCGCGCCCGTGCCCGAGGCGGAACCTGCCGTGCGAAGCAGCTGGACGGGATCCAGGCTCAGACCGCCGATTCTCCGGTCTCGCCCGCGACCTCCCCGAATGCCCTACACCTCCTCGAGGATGGGGAACACCAGCGCCGACACGTGCGAGGAGATGCGCTTGAGGTTGGTGAGGATGTCCAGATGGATCTCCGAAGTCTCCAGCGACTCGGCCAGGCCCTGGCGGAGCCGCCCCAGATGGGACTCCCGCAGCTCGCGCTCTCGCTGCCGCATGACCGGACGCTGGTCCAGGACCGCCTGGGCCAGGGTCCGGTCACCGGCGGCGACGGCGGCGATGGCGACCTCCAGGTTCTTGGCCACCGTGCCGTGGAACTCCACGATTTCGGCCCAGCCCGCGTCCGAGAAGCGCCGTCCGTGGTAGAGCTTCTTGCGGGCCAGCTCCATCAGGTTCTTGTCGATGATGTCTCCGATGTTCTCGAGGTTGCCGATGATCGAGATGAGGGCGATCTCCTTGCGCGAGAGGTCGGGCCCCATGGCCTCCCGCCCCAGGCGCGTCAGGAAGAGCTTGATCTCCCGCTCCAGGAAGTCGACCTGGTCGTCCCGGCGCTCCACGTCCTCCAGCAACTCCTGGTCGTTGTCTCGGAACACGGCGGTGACATCGCGCAGCATCCCCTGCACCACGTCGGCCATGCGCAAGGCCTCGCGCGTGGCCTGGCCCAGCGCCAGCGAAGGCTGATCGAGAGCGCGCTCGTCCAGGTAGCGGGTCTTGAAGGGATTGTCGGCCTGATGATCGGGGGGTACCACCGCCTCGATGGCCCGGGCGGCCACCGATGCGAAGGGCAGGAACACCAGGCTGATGCCGACATTGAAGAACGTGTGGGCATTGGCGATCTGACGGGCCGGATCGGCGGCGCTGGCCGCCACCAGCGCGGTGAAGGGATCGATGAACGGCACCACCAGGGCGACGCCGCCCAGCTTGAAGGCGATGTGGGCGGCGGCCACCCGCCTGGCTTCGGCCGACGTTCCCACGGCCGCCATCAGCGCCGTGGCACAGGTCCCGATGTTGGCGCCCAGGACGATGGCGATGGCGCCGGGCAGGTGGAGCAGCCCCTCGTGAGTCAGGGCCAGGGTCAAGCCGATCGTCGCCGCCGACGACGTGACCAACGCGCTGAACAGGGCGCCCCCGAGCACGCCGAGCAGGGCGTTGTCGGCCAGGGCCGCCAGCGTCTGCGACGCCAGCGGGTGGGCCTGCAGCGGGTCCACGCCGTCGAGGATGAGCTTGAGGCCCAGGAACATCAGCCCGAACCCGAGGACGGCCTGCCCGATGTCCTTCACCACCCGCCGCTGGGCGATGGCCATGGTGGCGAAGCCCACCCCGACCAGCAGCAGCGAGTACCCCGTGAGCTTCAGCGCGATCAGCTGCACGGTGAAGGTGGTGCCGATGTCGGCGCCCAGGATGATGCCCAGCGTCTGCCGGAACGTCATGAGCCCGGCCGAAACGAAGCCCACCAGCATCAGTGTCGTGGCCGCCGAGGACTGGATGATGGCGGTCACGGCGGCCCCCGACAGCACGGACAGCAGGCGGTTGCGGGCCAGCCCGGTGAGCAGGTGGCGCAGCCGGCCGCCAGCCGCGCGCTGGAGCCCCTCTCCGCTCAGCCGGATGCCGTAGAGCAGCAGGGCCATCCCGCCGAACAGCGCCAGCAGCACGCTCATTTCTGCTCGGAGGGGGGCTTGCCGTCGCGTGAATTCTCCTGCCGCAGCAGCGGACGCGGCGCAAGCCCGTCGAGCAGATGCCGCGTATCGTTCAACGTGATGATGCGCGGCGGCGTCACCACGGTGAGGGAGGCGTTGTCGACCCGGAGCCGCCAGAGCCCGTTGAGAGAGCAGCCCAGCAGGTGACAGGCGTACACGCTGATGACGCCGCCGTGAGAGACGACCAGGACGTCCTCGCCGTCGCGGTGTTCGGCCGCGATGGCCGCCAGCGCCGCCAGCACGCGGCCACGCACGCCCTCCAGCGGCTCGCTGCCCGGCGGCGGACAATCGAGCGGCGCCCGCACCCAGGCCCCGTAGGGATCGCCGGCCCGCGTGCGGATCTCCTCGCTGAAGCAGCCCTCCCACTCGCCCAGTGAGAACTCCCGCAGCTCGGGGACGGTGACGATGCGAGCCCCGGTCCCGGCCAGCGCGATCTCCGCGGTTTCCCGGGCTCGGGCCAGCGGGCTGACGTAAGCCACCGCCGGCCGGTACCCGCCCAGCGCGCGGCCCAGAGCCTGCGCTTGCGTCCGACCTCGAGCGGAGAGCTCCACGTCGATGCTGCCCTGAAAGCGACGCACCTCGTTCCAGACGGACTCGGCGTGGCGGGCCAGCAGCAGCCTCACCGCTCGCCTCCGGCGACACGCCGGGCGGCCCGCAGCCGGGCCAGCGTCTCCTCGCGGCCGAGCAGGGCGAGCACCTCGAAGAGCGGCGGCGAGGCGGTTCGCCCGGTGACGGCCAGGCGGGTGAGCTGGGCGAGGTCCACCAGCTTCAGACCCAGGACGTCGGTCAGCTCGCGATAGGCCGCCTCCAGCGCCGCCGGCGAGAAGGCCGGCACCCGCTCCAGACGCTCGATCACCGCGTCGAGCCGGCGCCCGCCCTCGGGCGTGAGCAGCTTCTGGGCGGCCTTGGCCTCGTACTCCCGGGGCCGCTCGAAGTAGAAGCGCCCCACTTCGACCAGCTCGGGCAGGGTGCGGGCGCGCTCCTTGAGCGTGTCCATGACGCGGGCGAGCCAGCCGGGGTCTCGCGCCCCGTCCAGGCCGGCCGCGGCCAGGAAGGGGGCCGCCCGCTCGGTCAGCCGATCGCCCTCCATGCGCTTGAGGTACTGCTGGTTCAGCCACGTCAGCTTGGTGTGGTCGAAGATCGCCGCCGAGGCCGTCACGTCCTTGATGTCGAAGAGCTCGATGAGCTCGCGCCGGGAGAAGATCTCCTGGTCGCCGTGGGCCCAGCCCAGGCGGGCCAGATAGTTCACCATCGCCTCGGGCAGGAAGCCGGCGTCCCGAAACGCCTGGACCGAGGTCGCACCGTGGCGCTTGCTGAGCCGGCTCCGATCGGGTCCCAGGATCATGGCCACGTGGGCGAACTCCGGCACCGGACAGCCCAGGGCTTCGTAGCACATGATCTGCTTGGGGGTGTTCGACAGGTGATCGTTCCCGCGGATCACGTGGGTGATGGCCATGGTGACGTCGTCCACCACCACCGAGAAGTTGTAGGTGGGTGTGCCGTCGCTCCGCACGAGGATCCAGTCGTCCAGCTGCCGGTGCTCGAACGTGACCGCCCCGTGGATGAGGTCGTTGACGACGGTGGTCCCCTCGTCGGGCATCCGGAGGCGGAGCGCGCCCCCGGTGAGGCCGCGCTCGCGACACCGCCCCGAGTACCGGAAGGTCTCCAGGCGGGCTTCCGCCGCCTTGCGCTCCCGCTCGAGCTGCTCCGGCGGGCAGTCGCAGTAGTAGGCTCGGCCGGCCTTCACCAGACGCTGGGCGTGAGCGCGATAGAGGTCCAGGCGCTCCGTCTGCCGATAGCCCGGCGCCGGGGGGCCCTCGTCCCAGTCGATGCCCAGCCACTGCAGCGCCTCGATGATGGAGGCGATGTTCTCGTCGGTCGAGCGGGAACGGTCGGTGTCCTCGATCCGGAGGATGAAAGTCCCCCCGTGATGGCGGGCGTAGAGCCAGTTGAACAGCGCGGTGTGCGCGCCCCCCACGTGCAGGTGCCCGGTGGGGCTGGGGGCGAAGCGCACGCGGACGACAGACCGGCTCGGCGAGCTCACAACGACGTCATTCTACCGCGTGGACGTCGAGCTCAGTAGGACGCGAACAGCCGGCCCCACGGCGTCGCGGCGAAGCGCCGCAGGCGGGTCCGCCCGACCGTGGGATACCACAGCAGATCGTGGTACACGTTCGAGGCGACCGGCGCCCAGGCCACGAGCGGCGTGTGCA
This region of Candidatus Methylomirabilota bacterium genomic DNA includes:
- a CDS encoding M23 family metallopeptidase, which translates into the protein MRIWGTRLALAVVGTVALLGTGSLVWWWQGPAPSKPEATVALVEEPPAPAPPLRMQTVKLRRGDTLVKALVRAGMEASVAREVTAALARNGLEVRRLRPRDGIEIAWSPADTPSAVTVQPSPWLGYAAVADEDTWIVKRLETTPDVRVVTVQGRVERSLFEAIEQAGESASLVHDVVSIFEWDFDFTADPRPGDRFRLIVEKRYAGDTFVNYGHVLAAQYASDKRVLTGIGWTPAKDRYAFYDLDGRSLRKSFLKSPLQFTRITSGFTWARPHPVLGGVRPHLAIDYGAPVGTPVRAVADGVVLRAGWNGGNGIQVHLRHRSGYETLYNHLSRVAARIRRGTRVSQRQVIGYVGSTGLSTGPHLDYRVIKRGRFVNPLSEKFIPGEPIPAAERDEFRRHARDLTERLEAEAPF
- the rsmA gene encoding 16S rRNA (adenine(1518)-N(6)/adenine(1519)-N(6))-dimethyltransferase RsmA — encoded protein: MKDTKRRALGQHFLRDPRTARAIVDLVAPGPRDLVVEIGPGEGALTAELERRAGRVIALEIDPALVARLRTRFPGVEVLEADARRWSYRSLPRPSGGRVVVVGNLPYSVAKPILQSLVQARTAIDEMALMLQREVADRVAAPPGGRTYGSLSVLTQLYCEVRVALHVPPGAFRPPPRVESAVVHLRVLPTPRVAVSDEPRFSSVVRAAFAHRRKTLANALAGSLGMAPGAVRAAADATGIDPGRRAETLTIPEFAALSTRLI
- the coaE gene encoding dephospho-CoA kinase (Dephospho-CoA kinase (CoaE) performs the final step in coenzyme A biosynthesis.) yields the protein MSRPFLLVGLTGGIATGKSTVAAMFRNLGCPVIDADVLAREVVEPGEPALADIVREFGTGVLAPDGRLDRKALAAVVFADAGRRRRLEAITHPRIRERLASRLAALAGAGFGGVVIFDAAVIVESGAYRQMDRLVVVIADEATQLARLRARDGLDEEEARRRIASQMPLAEKAKLADHVIDNSGDRAATEAQVWRVHAALMAEQQARARR
- the polA gene encoding DNA polymerase I encodes the protein MSRFYIVDGHSHLFRAYHAVGYLSTSKGMPSHAVLILSTMLWKLIREEQPEYLGIAWDAPGPTFRDSLFAQYKATRTSMPDDLVRQLPYVRRLFEALRLPVVEAPGYEADDVLATLVTRALAHDLDVVVVTGDKDLLQLVGPRVRVLSVVGRTGESVVYDEAKVRERWGVEPAQIADVLALMGDAIDNIPGVRGVGEKTAVKLIAQFGSVARLYDNLPLVGGKLRETLAAGRKEALLSRELALLNHEVPLDIDLESFRRVEPDWIRLRALWMEMEFSRLLKELPAQTGAASVVAEPTPRLEDAAAIAAWLARAPAATPVAVDWAGDARPPVPRLDGLGLFHPAAGAVSVVAERAVEAAGALAGRELIMHDGKALLEWWLEHAGRPPTIHDSAVAAYLLNSARSTYRIEDLCMEAFGDCPPSLGPATAEDARGNVLAARARWVARYWEHAAAELEREQLRALYEDIERPLVPVLAVMERHGIRVDPGRLEAFGKELERQLDALTREIYQLAGEEFTIGSPKQLARILFEKLKLPRARRTKTGYSTDADVLTELAVGHPLPAKVLEHRVLAKLKGTYADALPGLVNEATGRIHTTFNQLVASTGRLSSQDPNLMNIPIRTELGRRIRAAFIPAQGWKFVAADYSQIELRILAHLSEEPAIIEAFQRGEDIHTRTASEVFKVAAAEVTPLQRTIAKSANYAILYGVSAFGLSQATKIDQREAQRYIDEYFAAHPRVRAFIDRTLEEGRQRGWVGTLLGRRRYLPDLKSHNPVARNAAERMAMNAPVQGTASDMIKIAMVRMQAALTARGLRTRMLLQVHDELLFEAPPDEASAVEDLAREIMGAAVPLRVPVVVDIKSGMDWSEV
- the glnE gene encoding bifunctional [glutamate--ammonia ligase]-adenylyl-L-tyrosine phosphorylase/[glutamate--ammonia-ligase] adenylyltransferase, with the protein product MPALPRLLAELGAAADPDMALNNLERFAAGVDRAVLFQTLTAHPGAATLLGRLFGASQFLADALRRRPTMLAWLLEPHTMRQWLADELEADLALALAPFTTTEARMNAVRRFKYRQLLRITSRDLLGDADLTVTTEELSRLADVCLGEAWRHADAALRAQWGAPRAADGAPTALAVIAMGKLGGQELNYSSDIDLILVYGDDGETEGGPAGRLANGEYFIRLARDLVAFLETVTEEGAAFRIDLRLRPEGRMGPVVLSLDGYRTYYAERAELWERQALLKARACAGDEHVGARFMELAREVVYRPGQDARIVQAIRDMKRQIDRALAQRAGDGGRDNVKLGRGGIREIEFLVQALQLLYGGDDSWLRERHTLKALFRLAERGYLPPALARALSEAYVHLRTVEHRLQIVHEVQTHTLPTDRLALGRLARRLGFGGPPRRAASAFSRRHREVTAAVHRAFRDFFSEPHQPAARRVKLPSLLALGATGFTDPERARHNLRLIVEGRPLVPYAGAFRRALERLLPALLDALWKCPDPDEALNQFERFLAAIGPRAGLIELIAAEGEVLGGLVRLCAGGDLLTQLLITQPELLTTLTNPRAMERAKSAGEFREAFASVFAPALSPAERRDRLRRIKQAEELAVVWRYLLGVTRIEAYSREMTALAEATLAAGWLLAVGGLVERHGVPRTADGRFVPAAVVGLGKLGGRELTTGSDLDLFVIYAEDGETDGADRVDAHTFWSAAVEGVAGALGDITAAGVAFPVDLRLRPGSKGSGFAASLSAARRYYTDYADLWERQSLTRARLVLGDRGLARHVRAMLRGYVFGTPLPASGLKEIADVRTRMELELARETPGRRHVKLGRGGLVDVEFLVQALQLLHGHRHPDVRLSSTRAALAALGRVGALSPATATSLAEHYHFLRRVSAALRLLSGRPPDTLDLAGPMPARVASALGYASRQAFLADYQARTTAVRAAYRDVMKPNPHAGSPATA